From Pseudovibrio sp. Tun.PSC04-5.I4, a single genomic window includes:
- a CDS encoding MurR/RpiR family transcriptional regulator: MLSSLQERLQTVMVSGSKAEKVLASYMNEAFAELPFETAASIAAKARLSEATVGRFCRSIGFKSFKDLKEHLRGNEIEHPWLLGKRLEDLHTSSNEDRSDLAAGMEMEIAAVIKIYEMCGSVAWERAVERLSTCKRVMVVGFQTERGQAQYFANQLQYLRDGVSLLDLTGGNFAEALLTDEECCVVMFEARRYSRLAKGLAAQANDADIAVTLVTDSFCDWGQELADEVFAIPTLFNQFWDSTAQMSCFSNLLINSVFRALGPNVEDRFDKITRLYGGFTGHVGAADTQIFK; this comes from the coding sequence TTGTTATCTTCGCTTCAAGAACGCCTTCAGACTGTAATGGTATCCGGCTCTAAAGCTGAGAAGGTGCTTGCGTCTTATATGAACGAGGCGTTTGCTGAATTGCCGTTTGAGACGGCTGCAAGCATCGCGGCTAAGGCAAGGTTGAGTGAGGCTACAGTTGGTCGCTTTTGCAGGTCCATCGGCTTTAAAAGCTTTAAGGATTTGAAAGAGCACCTGCGCGGCAACGAGATTGAGCACCCTTGGCTATTGGGGAAGCGTCTTGAAGATCTGCACACCAGCAGCAATGAGGACAGATCAGATCTGGCCGCTGGTATGGAGATGGAGATTGCAGCGGTCATCAAAATCTATGAGATGTGTGGCTCCGTCGCGTGGGAACGTGCTGTTGAACGCCTTTCAACCTGCAAAAGAGTCATGGTTGTCGGATTTCAGACCGAGCGGGGACAGGCTCAATATTTCGCAAACCAATTACAATACCTGCGTGATGGCGTTTCGCTGCTTGATCTAACAGGCGGCAATTTCGCGGAGGCTCTGCTCACCGACGAAGAATGTTGCGTCGTGATGTTTGAGGCGCGGCGGTATTCCAGACTTGCCAAGGGCCTTGCTGCCCAGGCGAATGACGCCGATATTGCCGTGACGCTTGTAACTGACAGCTTCTGCGATTGGGGGCAGGAACTGGCGGATGAAGTGTTCGCCATCCCCACTCTGTTCAATCAGTTCTGGGATTCAACGGCGCAGATGTCTTGCTTCAGCAATCTCCTAATAAACAGTGTTTTCAGGGCTTTGGGCCCCAACGTCGAAGATCGCTTCGACAAAATCACTCGGTTATATGGCGGCTTTACAGGGCATGTTGGCGCGGCTGACACACAGATTTTTAAATAA
- a CDS encoding GFA family protein yields the protein MKSTGRCLCGAVTYKVEGEPLVVAQCHCEECRRTSGTGHTVGAMFRADQVEMQGELGEHIYASSKNSQVTKAFCPKCGSPMFGRNTNAPDHMTLPLGSMDTAEALAVQVVIFNRDKQHWDALPETAAIFETQPDWKPETV from the coding sequence ATGAAATCGACAGGACGTTGTTTGTGTGGGGCTGTCACCTACAAAGTAGAGGGCGAGCCGCTTGTGGTTGCGCAGTGCCATTGTGAGGAGTGCCGCCGCACCAGCGGAACAGGGCATACAGTGGGGGCTATGTTCCGCGCAGATCAGGTGGAGATGCAAGGCGAGCTGGGAGAGCACATCTACGCTTCCAGCAAAAACTCACAGGTCACCAAAGCTTTCTGCCCCAAATGCGGAAGCCCGATGTTTGGCCGCAATACAAACGCACCAGACCACATGACCCTTCCCCTCGGCTCCATGGACACCGCAGAGGCGCTGGCGGTTCAAGTGGTGATCTTCAACCGAGACAAACAACACTGGGACGCCTTACCAGAGACAGCCGCGATCTTTGAGACACAGCCAGATTGGAAACCTGAGACAGTGTAA
- a CDS encoding phosphotransferase, producing MPKALHNLDIPALQAYLQQNMPEFGELLEIEKFSGGQSNPTYKLRTADKTYVMRAKPPGQLLKSAHMVDREFRAMGALAKTDVPVPEVYHLSGDDSPIGTMFFIMEYIEGRIFWDPALPECSNEERMAIYAEMNRVLAALHDVSPNAVGLFDYGKPGNYFARQTGRWISQYKASETTSIPAMNKLMDWLEANMVDDDGASSLVHGDFRLDNLVFHPTEPRILAVLDWELSTLGHPLADVAYQCMQWRLPSFKGLRGLAGLDRVALGIPLEEEYVEQYCKRRGLGEIDNWEFYLAFSMFRLAAILQGVIARAEAGNASNPDAANMMRMAVPLIANMACEVIGEAVE from the coding sequence ATGCCCAAAGCTTTGCACAATCTGGATATTCCAGCGTTACAAGCCTATTTGCAGCAAAACATGCCGGAGTTTGGCGAACTGCTGGAAATTGAGAAGTTTTCAGGTGGGCAATCCAACCCAACCTATAAGCTCAGGACAGCCGACAAAACCTATGTGATGCGGGCTAAACCACCGGGCCAGTTGCTGAAATCCGCCCATATGGTGGACCGGGAATTCCGCGCCATGGGGGCCTTGGCAAAAACGGATGTACCTGTGCCAGAGGTCTACCACCTGTCTGGCGATGACTCGCCCATCGGCACTATGTTCTTCATAATGGAGTATATCGAGGGCCGGATCTTCTGGGATCCTGCTTTGCCGGAGTGTTCCAATGAGGAACGCATGGCAATTTACGCGGAAATGAACCGCGTACTGGCAGCCTTGCATGATGTTTCGCCCAATGCGGTTGGGTTGTTTGATTATGGCAAGCCGGGCAACTATTTCGCGCGGCAAACAGGGCGCTGGATCAGCCAGTATAAAGCCTCCGAAACCACCAGTATTCCGGCGATGAACAAGCTGATGGACTGGCTGGAAGCCAATATGGTGGATGATGATGGTGCATCCTCCCTCGTGCATGGCGATTTTCGCCTCGATAATCTGGTTTTCCACCCAACAGAGCCGCGCATTCTGGCGGTTCTGGATTGGGAGCTCTCCACCCTTGGTCATCCGCTGGCAGATGTGGCTTACCAATGTATGCAATGGCGCTTGCCGTCGTTTAAAGGTCTACGCGGTTTGGCGGGGCTGGACCGTGTTGCACTGGGAATACCGTTGGAAGAAGAGTACGTTGAGCAATATTGCAAGCGCCGTGGCTTGGGTGAGATAGACAACTGGGAATTCTATCTGGCGTTTTCCATGTTCCGACTTGCCGCAATTTTGCAAGGCGTCATCGCGCGGGCAGAGGCTGGCAACGCCTCCAACCCGGACGCAGCGAACATGATGCGCATGGCCGTCCCCCTCATCGCCAACATGGCATGTGAGGTGATTGGCGAGGCGGTGGAGTAA
- a CDS encoding SDR family NAD(P)-dependent oxidoreductase: MTHAAMDFTGQVAIITGAGGGLGRLYALELAKRGVAVVVNDLGGAVDGSGSSATAAEAVVAEIEAAGGKAMANAADVTDELGVNAMVSETLTAYGRVDILINNAGILRDKSFAKMEMDNWNKVVNVHLTGAAICTKAVWNVMKEQGYGRIVMTTSPSGIYGNFGQANYGAAKAGLWGMMNTLGLEGMKNNIHINCIAPSAGTRMTETIMDAGTLKVLAPENITPAVVFLCSKPAPNRKVLVAAAGTFTMAEMVETTGIHLPEGERTAEAIAANWANISDMSGAQPVNSAMEGVAKLVKAMANA; this comes from the coding sequence ATGACGCACGCAGCGATGGATTTTACCGGGCAAGTTGCCATCATCACCGGAGCAGGCGGCGGGCTTGGCCGCCTTTATGCGCTGGAGCTGGCCAAACGCGGCGTTGCTGTAGTGGTCAATGACCTTGGCGGCGCAGTTGATGGCTCCGGTTCTTCCGCCACGGCGGCCGAAGCTGTGGTGGCAGAGATTGAAGCTGCTGGCGGCAAAGCCATGGCCAATGCAGCCGATGTAACGGACGAGCTCGGCGTCAATGCCATGGTGAGTGAGACGTTAACCGCTTATGGTCGTGTCGATATTCTCATCAACAATGCCGGTATCCTGCGTGATAAATCATTCGCCAAGATGGAAATGGACAACTGGAACAAGGTGGTCAACGTTCACCTGACCGGCGCCGCCATTTGCACCAAGGCGGTGTGGAACGTGATGAAAGAGCAAGGTTATGGCCGCATTGTCATGACCACATCTCCCTCCGGCATCTACGGCAACTTTGGGCAAGCCAATTACGGTGCGGCCAAAGCGGGCTTGTGGGGCATGATGAACACGCTCGGCCTTGAGGGCATGAAAAACAACATCCACATCAACTGCATCGCGCCTTCTGCTGGAACGCGCATGACGGAAACCATTATGGATGCGGGTACATTGAAGGTGCTTGCGCCGGAAAATATCACCCCGGCTGTGGTGTTCCTCTGTTCCAAACCCGCGCCAAATCGCAAGGTTCTTGTTGCGGCGGCTGGTACCTTCACCATGGCGGAAATGGTTGAAACCACTGGCATTCATTTGCCAGAGGGCGAGCGCACAGCAGAAGCTATTGCCGCAAACTGGGCGAATATCTCCGATATGTCTGGCGCACAACCGGTGAACAGCGCCATGGAAGGCGTTGCCAAGCTGGTGAAGGCAATGGCCAACGCATAA
- a CDS encoding MaoC family dehydratase, whose amino-acid sequence MDKTVEELEAKVGHELGLSSWVVVDQEMITAFGKLTFDEQFIHMDDARAKAETPFGGTIAHGFLTLSLASKFAIEVLPRVKSQSMGVNYGFNKIRFLHPVASGKRIRGRFTLDKLTRKGQGQILQEFGLSIEIEGVESPAMVAKWLTMTYFEEVSA is encoded by the coding sequence ATGGATAAGACGGTTGAGGAGCTGGAGGCGAAAGTCGGGCATGAGCTTGGCTTATCCTCCTGGGTGGTGGTGGATCAGGAGATGATTACCGCCTTTGGAAAACTGACGTTTGATGAGCAATTCATTCACATGGATGACGCCCGTGCGAAGGCAGAAACCCCGTTTGGCGGCACCATTGCGCACGGGTTTTTGACGCTTTCCCTTGCCAGCAAGTTTGCCATTGAGGTGTTGCCGCGCGTGAAAAGTCAAAGCATGGGCGTGAATTACGGGTTCAATAAAATCCGCTTTTTGCACCCGGTTGCCAGTGGCAAGCGCATCAGAGGCCGCTTCACCCTTGATAAGCTTACCCGAAAGGGGCAGGGGCAAATCCTGCAGGAGTTTGGTTTATCTATTGAGATTGAAGGTGTTGAGAGCCCGGCCATGGTCGCAAAGTGGCTCACTATGACGTATTTTGAGGAGGTTTCCGCATGA
- a CDS encoding SDR family oxidoreductase yields the protein MGYLEELFGVAGKTALVTGGGTGIGRMVATALAEGGARVFICSRKLQVVENTAEEINAALKARNPDAAGSVEAFEGDVGSEEGVLALAATLRERTPTLDILVNNAGISWGEPLETFPHFAWKRIMDVNVTGLFHLTQTLLPELKASGRLEDPSRVINLGSVMGSTPIGDGAYSYSASKAAVHHLTRIMAKELAKEHITFNGFAPGPFQSNMTAFATGTDEKAERVGKGVPLGRIGYPHDIAGATLFLCGKGGSYVTGDIIALDGGIHVATGTNLFGQ from the coding sequence ATGGGATATCTGGAGGAACTGTTTGGTGTTGCTGGCAAAACTGCGCTGGTAACAGGTGGAGGAACCGGCATTGGCCGGATGGTCGCAACTGCTTTGGCAGAAGGGGGCGCGCGGGTTTTTATCTGCTCCCGCAAGCTGCAAGTCGTTGAAAACACTGCCGAAGAAATCAACGCCGCGCTAAAGGCTCGTAACCCGGATGCTGCGGGTTCTGTGGAGGCGTTTGAAGGGGATGTTGGCTCTGAAGAAGGCGTTTTGGCGTTGGCTGCAACCTTGCGCGAGCGCACTCCCACGCTTGATATTCTGGTCAACAACGCGGGCATAAGCTGGGGTGAGCCATTGGAAACATTCCCACATTTCGCGTGGAAGCGGATTATGGATGTGAATGTCACAGGTTTGTTTCATTTAACGCAAACTTTGTTGCCGGAGCTGAAGGCGAGTGGGCGTCTGGAGGACCCTTCACGGGTCATAAACCTTGGCTCTGTTATGGGGTCTACTCCCATCGGCGACGGGGCTTATTCCTACTCTGCCTCCAAAGCTGCGGTGCATCACCTGACCCGTATTATGGCGAAGGAGCTGGCGAAAGAGCATATAACTTTCAATGGCTTCGCACCCGGACCGTTCCAATCCAACATGACGGCATTTGCCACCGGAACGGATGAGAAAGCCGAGCGCGTGGGCAAGGGTGTTCCCCTTGGGCGCATCGGATATCCTCACGACATTGCGGGAGCAACCCTGTTCCTTTGTGGTAAGGGTGGGTCTTATGTGACTGGTGATATTATCGCACTGGATGGTGGCATTCATGTCGCCACGGGGACAAACCTGTTTGGGCAATGA
- a CDS encoding acyl-CoA dehydrogenase family protein, translating into MNDTLLDQRPVMDLGMSPRIAQLIEQVRTMITEEIAPLDEEFHAEISVGDRWEYTARQTEILESLKASARAKGLWNFWLTASDRGFGLTTVEYAYLAEEMGKSPLGPEVFNCNAPDTGNMEVFERYGSEEMKETWLKRLLNGEIRSAYLMTEPDHGSSDATNISMSCVRDGDDYVLNGEKWWSSGAGDPRCAVYITMVATPTEGTKHQQHSMIVVDANTPGITKLRPMRVFGHDHAPHGHLHLRFEDVRVPAKNLLLEEGRGFEVAQGRLGPGRIHHCMRAIGQAEQALELMCKRAISREAFGKPLYKLGSNFDIIAECRMEIEQARLLCLKAAWMMDTSSAREAAFWISQIKVVAPRMALKVTDEAMQMFGGQGISQDTPLATNWMNLRTLRFADGPDAVHRNFIGRSELRKHTQEKI; encoded by the coding sequence ATGAACGACACACTACTAGACCAACGTCCAGTTATGGACCTTGGCATGAGCCCGCGCATAGCTCAGCTGATCGAACAAGTGCGAACCATGATCACTGAGGAAATTGCACCTCTGGACGAAGAGTTTCATGCAGAAATTTCAGTTGGTGACCGCTGGGAGTACACCGCCCGGCAGACTGAAATTCTAGAGAGCTTGAAGGCCAGTGCGCGTGCAAAAGGTCTCTGGAATTTCTGGCTAACTGCCTCAGATCGCGGCTTCGGCCTTACCACCGTTGAGTACGCCTATCTCGCTGAAGAAATGGGTAAATCTCCGCTGGGACCAGAGGTATTCAACTGCAACGCACCTGATACTGGCAACATGGAAGTGTTTGAGCGTTACGGCTCTGAGGAGATGAAGGAAACGTGGCTTAAGCGCTTGCTCAACGGCGAAATTCGCTCAGCATATCTGATGACTGAGCCGGATCATGGTTCATCTGATGCAACAAACATAAGCATGTCTTGTGTGCGTGACGGTGACGATTACGTGCTGAACGGAGAGAAGTGGTGGTCCTCCGGCGCAGGCGATCCGCGCTGCGCTGTTTACATCACCATGGTCGCCACTCCAACCGAAGGCACCAAGCACCAGCAACATTCCATGATTGTGGTTGACGCCAACACACCAGGCATCACCAAACTGCGCCCCATGAGAGTTTTTGGCCACGATCATGCCCCACACGGTCATTTGCATCTGCGGTTTGAGGATGTTCGGGTTCCCGCCAAAAACCTTCTGCTGGAAGAAGGGCGCGGGTTTGAAGTAGCACAAGGTCGCCTTGGACCGGGCCGCATTCACCACTGCATGCGTGCAATTGGTCAAGCAGAACAAGCACTTGAGTTGATGTGCAAACGCGCCATCAGCCGAGAAGCTTTCGGCAAACCGTTGTACAAACTCGGTTCCAACTTCGATATCATCGCCGAATGTCGCATGGAAATTGAACAGGCCCGCCTCCTCTGCCTCAAAGCGGCATGGATGATGGACACTTCCTCTGCCCGTGAAGCTGCGTTCTGGATCAGCCAGATCAAAGTAGTCGCCCCTCGCATGGCGCTAAAGGTGACCGATGAAGCGATGCAAATGTTTGGCGGACAAGGCATTTCTCAGGATACCCCACTAGCAACCAATTGGATGAACCTGCGCACTTTACGGTTTGCGGACGGACCAGATGCCGTGCACCGCAATTTCATCGGACGGTCAGAATTGCGCAAACATACGCAAGAAAAAATCTAA